Proteins encoded by one window of Patescibacteria group bacterium:
- a CDS encoding helix-turn-helix domain-containing protein: MTAGFSLRKIKTDPTLGQKLKRARARKKISLLDAEMETKIRGKFLEALEEDDWKNLPADAYTKGFVLRYAKYLGLDEKKILEKYQKEKNIRFSKEEGNILPQRNIKEMKFLLTPRLFVPVLISTFIIAVFGYIVYQVYGFAGAPELQVISPNDNAVFDKDVIEITGVTDTSAKVYVNKDQIQVSSDGQFATEYKLQKGVNVIEVKSQGKTNKEKALTYTVEYKPVTAEAIPIRVSN, from the coding sequence ATGACTGCCGGATTTTCACTTCGAAAAATTAAAACAGACCCAACACTTGGGCAGAAACTCAAGCGCGCAAGAGCGCGCAAAAAGATTTCTCTGCTTGATGCTGAAATGGAAACCAAAATTCGCGGCAAGTTTTTGGAAGCTCTCGAGGAAGATGATTGGAAGAATTTGCCGGCCGATGCTTACACCAAAGGTTTTGTTTTGCGTTATGCAAAATATTTAGGATTAGACGAGAAAAAAATACTTGAAAAGTACCAAAAAGAAAAAAATATCAGATTTTCGAAAGAAGAGGGAAATATCCTGCCGCAAAGAAATATAAAGGAAATGAAATTTCTCTTAACGCCACGCCTTTTTGTTCCTGTTTTGATCAGTACATTCATAATTGCAGTATTTGGATACATTGTTTATCAGGTTTATGGATTTGCAGGCGCACCGGAACTTCAGGTAATATCGCCGAACGATAATGCCGTGTTTGATAAAGATGTGATAGAAATTACCGGTGTTACCGATACAAGCGCAAAAGTTTATGTTAACAAAGACCAGATTCAGGTTTCTTCAGATGGCCAGTTTGCAACTGAATACAAATTACAAAAAGGCGTAAACGTTATCGAGGTAAAATCCCAGGGAAAAACCAACAAAGAGAAAGCGCTGACTTATACCGTCGAATACAAACCGGTGACAGCAGAAGCCATCCCAATACGGGTATCAAACTGA
- a CDS encoding DNA translocase FtsK has protein sequence MGRKRKYPKHKQKHPKWYQKENDWGDFVFDFTLGLGAGTWREIFAILVLIFAVVILLGYFEMAGNFGSSVAHIIRKIFGSFPGYVFPIIIFWFGVLLLFPNRDKQRVSRFIGFILLIIFLSATLHLFIPLLDTREAAFAGSGGGILGYMISDPLRKGVGLFASFLITFALDVIALMMIFNISFTQLFGWESAKGNKEDDDDVKVNRGNRVSVFKTLRNKLASMKKPREGVAKAPVIEAEPRIVARDMSWQYPPVEILKDSDDVANPGNIQKNVEVIQKTLKNFGIDIVMGEVNIGPTVTQYTFKPVEGVKLNQITARANDLALALASKSLRMEAPIPGKSSVGIENPNKVPAKVTLKEVMVSQEFKAVKSKLTIALGRDVAGTSYAVDLEKMPHVLIAGATGSGKSVCINTIITTFLFHNSPNDLKLLMVDPKRVELTNYNDIPHLLTPVVTEVGKTVSALKWAIWEMERRYKMFSELGKRNITAYNESPGPEGKLPYIVIVIDELADLMATSANEVEGSIVRLAQMARATGMHLIVATQRPSVDVLTGLIKANITCRIAFATASQVDSRTILDMSGAEKLLGNGDMLFVGNGLTKPRRIQGCFVSDKEINDLVDFLKELSPPDYDDTILQFKSSKGSSGAFGDGSAEDDLYDDALKVVMQAGKASASLLQRRLRIGYARAARLLDILEENGAIGPADGAKPRDVLVSDTGSEGFIPSGDDVPDDKDEYNNFYH, from the coding sequence GTGGGTCGCAAACGGAAGTATCCGAAACACAAGCAGAAGCATCCAAAGTGGTATCAGAAAGAAAATGATTGGGGTGATTTTGTCTTTGATTTTACCCTTGGCCTTGGAGCTGGCACCTGGCGGGAAATTTTTGCCATTCTAGTCCTTATTTTTGCTGTAGTCATACTTTTGGGTTATTTTGAAATGGCGGGAAATTTTGGCAGTTCGGTAGCGCATATAATACGCAAAATCTTTGGAAGTTTTCCTGGCTATGTTTTCCCAATAATTATTTTTTGGTTCGGCGTGCTCCTTTTATTTCCGAATCGCGACAAGCAAAGGGTTTCTAGGTTCATCGGGTTTATCCTGTTGATCATATTTTTATCTGCAACACTTCATCTTTTTATCCCGCTTTTAGACACTCGAGAGGCCGCATTTGCGGGTTCTGGCGGAGGGATTTTGGGTTATATGATCTCTGATCCGCTTCGAAAGGGCGTCGGTTTGTTTGCATCTTTTCTTATCACATTTGCACTAGACGTTATTGCGCTGATGATGATTTTTAATATTTCATTCACTCAGTTATTTGGCTGGGAGAGTGCGAAAGGAAACAAGGAAGACGACGATGATGTTAAGGTAAATCGTGGAAACCGGGTTTCGGTTTTTAAGACACTAAGAAACAAGCTAGCATCGATGAAGAAACCGCGAGAGGGGGTGGCGAAGGCACCGGTGATTGAGGCAGAACCAAGAATTGTTGCCAGAGATATGAGCTGGCAGTATCCGCCGGTTGAAATTTTAAAGGACTCTGACGACGTTGCCAATCCGGGCAATATTCAGAAAAATGTTGAAGTTATTCAAAAAACACTCAAAAACTTTGGAATTGACATAGTAATGGGGGAAGTCAATATTGGCCCAACGGTCACGCAGTACACTTTTAAGCCGGTTGAGGGCGTGAAGTTAAATCAGATTACTGCTCGCGCCAACGACTTGGCGCTCGCCCTAGCATCCAAGAGCCTTCGTATGGAAGCACCGATTCCCGGCAAATCCTCTGTCGGCATCGAGAATCCGAACAAAGTGCCGGCAAAAGTTACATTGAAAGAGGTGATGGTCTCGCAAGAATTCAAGGCAGTTAAGTCAAAGCTAACCATTGCCCTTGGGCGAGATGTGGCCGGTACCTCATATGCTGTTGACCTTGAAAAAATGCCCCATGTCTTAATCGCTGGTGCTACCGGTTCGGGCAAATCGGTCTGTATCAATACAATCATTACGACGTTTCTTTTCCATAATTCGCCAAACGACCTGAAACTGCTAATGGTTGACCCAAAGAGAGTTGAACTTACAAACTACAATGATATTCCACATCTTTTGACGCCAGTTGTGACCGAGGTCGGCAAAACGGTGTCTGCCTTAAAGTGGGCAATTTGGGAAATGGAACGCCGTTACAAAATGTTTTCAGAATTAGGGAAGAGGAATATCACTGCTTATAATGAGAGCCCCGGCCCAGAAGGAAAGTTACCTTATATTGTCATTGTTATCGACGAGTTAGCGGATCTTATGGCGACTTCAGCCAACGAGGTTGAGGGTTCGATCGTCCGCCTGGCACAAATGGCGCGAGCAACCGGGATGCACTTGATTGTTGCAACGCAGCGCCCATCCGTTGATGTTCTAACAGGTTTGATCAAGGCAAATATTACTTGCCGAATTGCCTTTGCTACTGCTTCACAAGTTGATTCGCGCACGATTCTTGATATGTCCGGCGCGGAAAAACTACTTGGCAACGGCGACATGCTGTTTGTCGGCAATGGACTCACAAAGCCACGCCGTATTCAAGGTTGTTTCGTGTCTGATAAAGAAATCAATGACTTGGTTGATTTTTTGAAAGAATTGAGCCCGCCTGATTATGATGACACAATATTGCAATTTAAATCGTCCAAAGGGTCAAGCGGCGCATTTGGTGATGGTTCAGCCGAGGACGATTTGTATGATGATGCGCTTAAAGTTGTGATGCAAGCAGGCAAGGCTTCGGCTTCACTTTTGCAAAGACGGCTTCGAATAGGGTATGCTAGGGCTGCACGGCTTCTAGATATTCTGGAAGAAAACGGGGCAATCGGGCCGGCCGATGGTGCCAAACCCAGAGACGTTCTGGTTTCTGATACGGGCTCGGAAGGTTTCATTCCGTCAGGCGACGATGTTCCGGATGACAAGGATGAATATAACAACTTTTACCATTAA